TTCTCTAAGTTCCATGACGACATCGACTTGAAGTTCAATACATTGTCAGCAACATTAGGTTGCAGATTCTAATTTATATTTTACTCGTAGCATTCTCCAAACTTATTTTAGGAGGATGCTACGAACTTTTACGCTCTATGAGAAGATATACACTCCTTCTATTGTTTTCCTTTATGACTTTAGGGATAATGAATGCACAGAACCTAAAGGATAGTACTTACGAGAAAAGCCAGTCATTGAACGATGTCAACATCACCGCCAAGAAAATTTCTTCTTTCTTGAAAAGACAAGATGCGACTACCAAACTCGATATTACTTTCATCAATACCCTGCCTAAGATATTAGGCAATACAGACCCTATACATTACCTGCAGACCATGCCCGGCATCTCGACCAACAACGAATATGATGCGGGCATACATATCATGGGATGCAGCACAGGACACAACCTGGTGGGTATCAACGGCATACCTGTTTACAACGCTGGACACCTTCTTGGACTGTTCTCAACATTCAATCCTTCTCATTTCCAATCCCTCACAGTTGCCACATCGCCAACCAGTGCTGATTTCACAGAGAGAATCGGTGGTATGGTTTCTTTAAACTCCATTGATACAATTAGCCATAAGATACATGGCAATATAGCAGTAGGACCAATGTCATCGCAAGGCACATTACATTTGCCATTATCCACAAACAGCACCCTTATCCTGTCAGCCCGTATGGCATACCTCAACTTATTATATAGCAAATGGCTTACATTCGACGGAGACAAATTCAAATATGACTTTAACGACGTGAATCTAACCTATCTTTGGCAACCTAACACAAAAGACAAGGTTTCTATCGACTTTTATACAGGAGGCGACCATGTGAACCTCAATATGCCTTACTATCCAGCTGAACTGAAACTCGGCTGGAACAACCTCCTGTTATCTGCCCAATACGAACGGACGTACAATGCCAACGCTAAGACCAGACAGCAGATATACATCACCTCATATAGCAATGACACTAAGTTTGTACGTGGAAATGAACAGCTTCTTTTGCCAAGCAAGATAACAACAATAGGAGTTGTCAACCATAGCCAACTGCATCATTGGGGGCTTGGCTATGAACTGAGATATCATGACATTGAACCCCAATCACCTGCCGTTAGCAATTACTATACCAGCAGGAGCACCAATACGACAGAAAATGCAGCAGAACTATCTGCATACGCAGACTACAAGATAGGAAATGAAAGTCTTTATGCCATCATTGGTGGCAGAGAATGTATATACTGGGCATCAAGACAGAAAGCTGACTTTCATTTTTCACCCAACGTTTCCTTCCACTTTCAGGGAGTTTCTTCCAAAGTAGTGATGAACCTATATAGACGCTGGCAAAATCTACACCAAACAGGAATATCACAGATAGGATTGCCTTTTGAGTTTTGGGTAAGCTCAGATGATTTTATCAAACCAGAATACGCAGACGGTATAAACATCCTGGGAGAAAAAGCCATCGGCAAAAGTGGTTATACCATCAATCTGGAACTGTTTTACAAAAAGCTGTATAATCAAGTGGAATATACCGGCGACCTGCTAGATTTCAGCAAGTCAACTTATGACTTAAAAAATTATGTAAGACAAGGCAAAGGTTGCAATTATGGTTTTGGAATCATGATTAACAAGCGATTTGGAAGCATAAATGGGTGGATAGGCTATACTTACACTCATGCATCCCGTACAATAGAAGGATCAACAGGAAAAGAGACATTCCCGGCATCCAACGAACGTCCGCATGAGTTAAATATGGTCTTATCCTACAAGACCAGTAAGCACTTAGTACTCAGCAGCACATTCGTATATGCATCAGGCACACCATTCACAGCCTCAAAGTCATTTTATGCCATAGACGGCAACATTATATCCCAATACAACGGATACAACCAGAATCGACTTCCTGCATATTCCCGTCTAGACCTATCAGCAGATTATACATTTTGCAAAAAGAATCATTCGGAGTATGGAGTAAACTTTTCTTTATACAACGCCCTCAACCATAGAAATCCAATCTACTACAGGTTGCATTTCCATGAAGTTGACAAAGAAAAGACTTACAGTTACAAACCGCTGAGCTTTGCGGTCAAAGTTCTTCCATCCATCAATTTCTATTGCAAATTTTAAACAGACAAGTTATGAAAAAAATATTTGAAGTTCTAATTATAACACTTCTTTTTATGGTTAGCTGCACATCAGATACAATCCCAGACTACCAGCCTCAAATCGTAGTAGAAGGTTGGATAGAAAACGGACATGCCCCTGTAGTCCGCCTTTATTGTACAGTACCCGTAAACAACAACGAGAACAAACAGGAGGACCTATACAATAATACCATCGATGATGCCAACGTAGCCATAACTTGCGATGACCAAACATACGTATTGCATCATGAGATAAATAACAGCTATGAGTCTTCAAGTATTTATACCAGCAACGAACTTACAGGCATTGCAGGAAGAAGTTACAAACTCACCATTGAGACCAAGGACGGGAAAAAACTAGAAGCAACAACATCCATTCCTTATCCACCCGAGATTTTAGAGAAAGGTATCAGCCAAGATCTCGGCAAGGGAAAATATAATCTCTATGCCAAGATAGAAGACGATTTAGCTCAACACAGATTCTATAAGGTATTTGTCAATTTAGATAAGACACATCAAGAAGAGTTTCACAGCTCTTTCTTGGGAGAAAGCGACAATGAGCTTTTCGACAAGCCAAATCCTAAATTACCGATATATGGCTTTTCCAGAAACAAAAAGGAGAACAGCCACGTTTCCTTTCTGACAAACGAGCAAGTTTCCGTTAAATTATGCAGAGTGGATAATTTTGCTTACAACTATTGGAGCGAATATGCAAAGATGTTAGAACTATCAAGAAACCCAATATTCACCTACCAACATAACCTCCCCACAAACATAAAAGGAGGAATTGGTTACTGGCTGGGATATGGAGCTTCACGATTTTCAATCACCATTCCTTAGTTCATTTGATAGAGATTCTTTCAAACATACGTTTGTCTTTTTCGAAATGCAAAATTGCAAAAATATCACCATGATTGTAGGATAAGGGCAGAAAAGCTGACACCATATACATGATTCCCAGACCAATACCTGCCAAAACGACCAGGCTGCCTAAGGAAACCAAAGTATATTTTTAATCTTTTCTTCATTACATTTTATCTTTTAGTTGTTTTCAGGGGGACAAAGATAATGAATTTATCCGAAACAGCATAGAAAGTTGGGGGATAAATGTATGAAATGCCATTCTGTATGTACCAAATGACAAAGAGGAGGCGTCATAAGTCTAAATTACAGTTGGCGCATAACAGTTGACCTACGCATGCACATCACCTGTTGTGCAAGCGCATATCAGCTGCTATGCAAGCGCACAACAGCTGTTGTGCGACCGGAGATACTAACTAACTCAAAAACATATACTATCTTTTCTAACAACTTATACTATGTTTTCCAACAACATATCAGTAACATTCCAACAAACAAAAAAGGGTGAATCATTTACTTATGACACACCCTCTTTGCTAAATCAGACACACAACTGATCTTATCTTATAATATTATACTCAAACTCATAATCCCCATTCTTCAGCCATTAGGGAACATCTTCTCTATTTTTCACAAGGCCTTCAATATGAAACTCCAGACTTTCCTTTGCTTCTTTTTGCAAAGCTTCAAAGGTTGGTGCTGTAAAAACCACCGCTCCTGGTACATTACTACCAAGAGAACCGCCATAATTTCTGTCGCACCACGCAACGTCAACAATAATCTTTTCCATCATGTACTACTTTAGATTTTCCAAATCTCCCCCACAATACATCATAGCTAGACCCGCTCCGTACCAACTCCGTACCCTCTCCGTACCAACTCTTAGTCTCTGCATAGTTTGCAAGGTTTGCTGCAAACTTTGCAAAGAATTGGCATTAATCGTGTCTAGAGACAATGTTTCGACTACCATACTTCTATCCCAATAGGTTCTTTGCCTGTACGTTCAAGACAACTATTCCTTACCAAGGTTTCTAGCTTTTCAACCATCTTACGTTTGGTTTCCTTAGAAGCATTCCAACGACGCAACGCTTCTTCTCTTGTTAACTTTGTTGTATTCATTCTTTATTCCTCCTTTTTTTAGTTCAAATTACAATTGCAAAAATACCTCCCGTCAATATTTATAACCAAAATTCATATACCTACAAGTTGGGAATCTAGCGATAAAAACAAGAGGATTGAGAGGCCGGAATTCTCTGTTTTCTGCTCTATATTAAGAACAAGACCTATAGTTGTACGACTATAAAGTTACAGTTGTACGACTATACATGCTATGGTTGTACAACTATAGAGTTATGGTTGTACAACTATAGGGGTTATAGTCGTACAACTATAGATTTTCCTCAACGGCATCATCTTGTCAAGAAATCGCAAATACCTGATTATCAATAAGTTCTTATTTCTCTTCATATTTTCGATATTCTCAAAGAAACAATAAGCGTCTGAAAATACGAGAATCTCAGGCAA
This Segatella copri DSM 18205 DNA region includes the following protein-coding sequences:
- a CDS encoding TonB-dependent receptor plug domain-containing protein, yielding MNAQNLKDSTYEKSQSLNDVNITAKKISSFLKRQDATTKLDITFINTLPKILGNTDPIHYLQTMPGISTNNEYDAGIHIMGCSTGHNLVGINGIPVYNAGHLLGLFSTFNPSHFQSLTVATSPTSADFTERIGGMVSLNSIDTISHKIHGNIAVGPMSSQGTLHLPLSTNSTLILSARMAYLNLLYSKWLTFDGDKFKYDFNDVNLTYLWQPNTKDKVSIDFYTGGDHVNLNMPYYPAELKLGWNNLLLSAQYERTYNANAKTRQQIYITSYSNDTKFVRGNEQLLLPSKITTIGVVNHSQLHHWGLGYELRYHDIEPQSPAVSNYYTSRSTNTTENAAELSAYADYKIGNESLYAIIGGRECIYWASRQKADFHFSPNVSFHFQGVSSKVVMNLYRRWQNLHQTGISQIGLPFEFWVSSDDFIKPEYADGINILGEKAIGKSGYTINLELFYKKLYNQVEYTGDLLDFSKSTYDLKNYVRQGKGCNYGFGIMINKRFGSINGWIGYTYTHASRTIEGSTGKETFPASNERPHELNMVLSYKTSKHLVLSSTFVYASGTPFTASKSFYAIDGNIISQYNGYNQNRLPAYSRLDLSADYTFCKKNHSEYGVNFSLYNALNHRNPIYYRLHFHEVDKEKTYSYKPLSFAVKVLPSINFYCKF
- a CDS encoding DUF4249 family protein, whose translation is MKKIFEVLIITLLFMVSCTSDTIPDYQPQIVVEGWIENGHAPVVRLYCTVPVNNNENKQEDLYNNTIDDANVAITCDDQTYVLHHEINNSYESSSIYTSNELTGIAGRSYKLTIETKDGKKLEATTSIPYPPEILEKGISQDLGKGKYNLYAKIEDDLAQHRFYKVFVNLDKTHQEEFHSSFLGESDNELFDKPNPKLPIYGFSRNKKENSHVSFLTNEQVSVKLCRVDNFAYNYWSEYAKMLELSRNPIFTYQHNLPTNIKGGIGYWLGYGASRFSITIP